The sequence below is a genomic window from Uranotaenia lowii strain MFRU-FL chromosome 2, ASM2978415v1, whole genome shotgun sequence.
ACTGGGCAAACgcaaaaactaagttctgactggCATACTCAAACCTTAGTTCGAAAGCGAGttccattttttgaactttttttattcgtaGCTACTTAAAATGCAGTTCGGCAGCCAAACTCGCTCAGTGCTTTCAGTTCAACATACGCGAGGAGGgttcaatttttagtaatttttagttcattagatcgatctcagttttgctccttcgccgaaggaaaaatggGATTAGTTCAAGTTCGCAGATCGAACttcgttttgaaccatcgcaaggaggaaaaagggaaCTCAACTTTAGTTCATAAATCGAACTATGATTTGACCAcggtcaaaacagcacttcagtggcagccaacagctttgagtttgactgggcaatagcaaaactaaatTCTGACAAgcatactcaaaactaagttcaaaagcgagttccattttttgaactattttttatGCCCTTGTTCGTAGCTACCTGAAATGCGGTTCGGCAAAAATGGCACCAATGGGGttagttttgagttcgcagttcgaacttcATTTTGAACAATCGCGAGGAGGAAAGAGGGTACTTAAcattaagttcatagaatcgaactatgttttgaacctcggtcatacttaattttcagtttaaaaaaggaGCATGCAATTTTCCTGAGGCAtgaattttcggattttttttttctctcatgctgaataacgatttgagcttgtagtgtcaaattgacactcctagggCTGATAAGGGTAACGAAACCTGATGCGGACGGGGGTAACTAATATTTCATGCAGAAGTTAAGCcaagaaaataaacgaaaacgctGTGTGAAAACCGGTAATATTCTCCGTataatactgtatttgttttctccactcgtggagtgttccaccgtacccgataaaaacaaacacaaatcctcgccagtgtattgctacctcgctcactcacacgctctctcgcaacactggcaaaattatcggtgggccaccgtccgtaagcagaactccgacaggtcaaaaccagtgcaacaccgtccgaataaacaaacagtttgacagcacctagtggtgcaccagtgcaacactagtgcaacactcggcataaacaaatacggtataagtttATAACCGATTAACAAAACAATAGCTTTCCATAGTGGGTTTTGTATCAGTGTTTTTTGTCTCGCACCCCCGCATACGATCTGTTTACAAACATTTACGACAGCCAAGTTTCTCGCGACGCACATACGGAATCTCCCGATTTTCAGCCTTATGTGAATTGATTTAGCTTTGTAGGAAAACGAATACAGTTTGGACCATCCGTAAATAAGTGCAATGAACGACCGAAGCAGTAATTATTGTGATAGCCGTCTGCGAAAACAACCTTCGTCACTATACAACACGTAAGTTAATCATTCTAGACTCTAATTAAATTAGCATAATtccattgaaacattttttttcttaataataatATACCGTAGATGCATACGTTATGTTGCCCGTAACATCAAACGATACAAACACATCGAATACCTGGAACTTCTTCCACCGTTGATAAAAAATGCACTTATTTTGAACGTAACCCGGGTGCAGGGAGGTTTCCATGATGACGAACTGCTGGAGATGCTTCTGAATCGTTCCCTTACTAGGATCAATCTTTCCATCTCCACAATAACCGATCGGACTCTGCAGTCGCTGGCTGAGCGCAGTCCGGGTTTGAGAAGCCTTACCCTTTCCAAAGGCAACTACCAATTCACGCGCAAGGGCTTAGAAATGATCCCTCTAAAGCTAGTCCAACTACAGCAAATCGCCATTCGGAACTGTCCCCTCGTGGATGACCGTTTGGTGATGCTTATTGCTCGATGCTGCCCTCAACTAGATCTGATGGATTTCGAATCCTGCCTTAACGTAACCGACGAATCGGCAGATTCGATTAAAGATCTCACACTGACCAAGCTGAACCTTTCGCACACTCAAATTACCGATAAATTTTTGATCACGATCGCTCCCACCAATTGTGGCGTCGCGCTGGAAGATTTGAATGTCAGTCACTGCAAGATTACTGGCACTGGGCTGGCTAAACTCGCCTGGGATACCATCAAGTATATCGGCTTCGAGGGGTGTGAAGTTAATGGTAAGTTACCTTCGttggtcatttttttatctgaacgggttaaatttaattttctttctttaCAATTGTTAGATCTCGAGTTCATTGGAATGAACAAAAACCTTAAATATATTCAGTGGACAATATCCAACTGATGGATATTTCGCCACGCTCAGTGGACCTGCAATATTTAACTAGTAGAGATAGAAAGAGTTTTATATTTATACCCTAACTATATATATACACACACCTTAACAAGCAGCACCAAGCACACCAAGTTTAGAGGAAGCAtaagaaaattattatattCGACAGAGATGAAGAACCATGAAATACTTCTATATAACCATGCACGTGATATGATTATAAACTAGAACGTCTGAGACGATCTTCGACACCTTTTAAAAACTGTATTAACCACTCTAGCAACGCGtgtattttcatatttttatcacaattaaaACAGCAGAATACTTATAAGGGAGAGATAACTAGAAAACAAGCCCAGTTCTATTGCAAACCTATAAGCAATTAAGTATTCCTAGATTTTATCGTACTAGACACTTTAACGACTATAACTAAATTACTCGTGAAACACCAAACATAAAATGATAATGTattgaaatttaacaaattttccatCAAATTTACTATACTAACTAGATACTTTTTGA
It includes:
- the LOC129741215 gene encoding F-box/LRR-repeat protein 20-like; the protein is MNDRSSNYCDSRLRKQPSSLYNTCIRYVARNIKRYKHIEYLELLPPLIKNALILNVTRVQGGFHDDELLEMLLNRSLTRINLSISTITDRTLQSLAERSPGLRSLTLSKGNYQFTRKGLEMIPLKLVQLQQIAIRNCPLVDDRLVMLIARCCPQLDLMDFESCLNVTDESADSIKDLTLTKLNLSHTQITDKFLITIAPTNCGVALEDLNVSHCKITGTGLAKLAWDTIKYIGFEGCEVNDLEFIGMNKNLKYIQWTISN